Genomic window (Phycisphaeraceae bacterium):
GCCTTCTTCCTTGCACCGCTGGCGGGAATGGTAGTGTTCGGTGCCACGATCTTGGTTCAGCGACATGGCTGTCATGATTCATGGGCGGCAGCAGCAGGAAAGGCCTTGCTGCTCGGATTCCTCACCGCTATTCCCACCCCGCTACCGTCCTTCGTGACTGCCGCCCTAGGTGGGATGGGTTATCTCGCGCGACGCGGAACCACATAACGATGCCGTGACGCGTTGCGGCAATAGAATAAGGAGCTAGACATGTTCGACTTAACCGACCATATACTGCGAAAGAGAATACTCGACTGGGCTCAGCAGATTCGTGTTTTGCTCGACAAGGAGGGTCAATCAGGTGCGGTAGCGGCCGTGGATGACGCGATCGCCCAGTTCAAGATGGATAAGCTTACGATTGCCGTCCTCGGGAAGGCCAAGAGAGGGAAAAGCACTCTTGTGAACGCCTTGCTGGGACGTACCGACGACATCGTAGCGCCGGTGGACGTCCTTCCCGCATCAAGCACCATCAGTCGGTTCTTTTTCGGCGAGAAAGAGACCGCAACCGTCTATTTTGCGGATGGCCATACCGAGTCGGTACTGTTCGGAAATATCCGGGATTACGTGACGGAAGAGGCCAACCCAGAGAACCGTAAAGGGGTTACCTTTGTTGACATCGCCGCTCCTTTCCCGGGCCTTGATCCGAACGTAGTTCTTGTCGACACCCCTGGTGCGGGTTCCCTTCACGAACATCACGACACGCTACTCCAAGCATTTTTGCCTTCGGCGGATGCGGTCATATTCCTCGTGACAGCACAGATGCCCATCGACAACACCGAACTCGATCTGTTGCGTCAGATACGGGCTGCTGACATCCAGAAAATGTTCTTCGTGGTGAACCAGATCGACGTCACCGACTCGCGCGATCTGCAGGATGCCATTGAGCACAACACCAAAGTCCTGGCCTCGGCAGGCATCCATGCGACTTTCGTCCACCGGATCAGCGCGCGCTCTGCTTTCGAAGGCAGACCGGACAAGGGCGGGATCACCTCCTTGATTGATGAAGTCCGGGACTTCCTCGTCGCCAATCGCCTGGGGGCACAAATCGAACGTTTGCGCTCTCGAATTGAGGCGGTTGCCGGAGCCTTCGTTTCGCAGGTCGACTTGCAGCTCCGTGAAAGTCAATGCAGCCGAGATGAAATCGACCAGCGGTTGACTGAACTTGCAAAGACACGCACCAACCTCGAGTCGAAACAGCAGTCCGTTGACCGCAACTTCATCTTGGAGTGGAACACGGCCATAGATGACTTCGAGCAGCGACTCAGCGTGATTCAGCGGCAGACTCAACAGCATTTCGAGCAAACGATCGCTTGCGCACCGCTGTTAACTGTCAAGACCCTATCCGCAAGACTTCCGAGACTAATGCTCAACGACATCGAGCAGCGTTTGCAGCCTGCAGTCGACGAGTTGGAGAAACAACTTATTGCGGCCGCGAACCAACTGCAGCGATCCCTGCCGATGCTCGACATCCGTACTGGCGATGGGGTGGCCATTCAGAAATTGTCTGATGGCGAGATGAAACGAGGAGTTATCAAGGGTTCACTTTGGGCCACATTAAGCGGTTCTTTACCCGTGGCCTCCAGTTATGTGTTCGGACAGATGGCGGCCGCTGGGACGAGTCTTGCGGCATCTGCCACCGCGGCCGCCGCCACCGCTGTATGGTGGAACCCGCTC
Coding sequences:
- a CDS encoding dynamin family protein translates to MFDLTDHILRKRILDWAQQIRVLLDKEGQSGAVAAVDDAIAQFKMDKLTIAVLGKAKRGKSTLVNALLGRTDDIVAPVDVLPASSTISRFFFGEKETATVYFADGHTESVLFGNIRDYVTEEANPENRKGVTFVDIAAPFPGLDPNVVLVDTPGAGSLHEHHDTLLQAFLPSADAVIFLVTAQMPIDNTELDLLRQIRAADIQKMFFVVNQIDVTDSRDLQDAIEHNTKVLASAGIHATFVHRISARSAFEGRPDKGGITSLIDEVRDFLVANRLGAQIERLRSRIEAVAGAFVSQVDLQLRESQCSRDEIDQRLTELAKTRTNLESKQQSVDRNFILEWNTAIDDFEQRLSVIQRQTQQHFEQTIACAPLLTVKTLSARLPRLMLNDIEQRLQPAVDELEKQLIAAANQLQRSLPMLDIRTGDGVAIQKLSDGEMKRGVIKGSLWATLSGSLPVASSYVFGQMAAAGTSLAASATAAAATAVWWNPLTWISAGAAVLSGTAGAAGASAITAAATPLLTIVAGPIATAALAVAAAQVPLAWRRSMLKHKDHLPLAARDFISDAFRQLRAERLRELRKAGEMLLREYRQKLGQQITQTETTLVTIRERRPSEDRIVALRITSDEFHRVMKSLPLVDGKDSGAKA